One Salvia splendens isolate huo1 chromosome 22, SspV2, whole genome shotgun sequence DNA segment encodes these proteins:
- the LOC121788089 gene encoding formin-like protein 3 produces MRFQMIIRRGGFTYMAFVFALSFTAVMGVERDDQETLLAYLMDAGEINQEMAELLRTDCINELSSAKKTLQDFELCIVKERSVSREELYGGSSRGKTHDARNAMCSQIKKILVDCLHDKNLVLPVTGVDTKYLGSLSSSPIRRELAEKSGEQADPFPTIMLAVGATAALTFIICILLFYICYAGSFAAGRNDVRPLLSLTLSDNSSASSQKCLTLETLTNEEKLGSSLGHTRSSGNVHLESRSLGSLSHSRSSGTLFVQSNGVNEERSLNSSHSLNDALTLANSVTLSSSKKEKPLGTSADDAANSTEGAIPIFPPLKPPPGRKMPASLATSTPPLPPASTPPPLSAAAPLSTLRPPGAMAPAPLPPGAPPPPRAPGGPRPPGPPPPRGGPPPPPGVGGPPRAPGVRPPRGAHHAPSSSEGDLDIGESKTKLKPFFWDKMNASADDSMVWSQIKEGSFQFNEEMIETLFGYAPAGKNMLASKKDPSQEAPKFIQIIDAKKAQNLSILIKALGVTTEEVCDALEEGNELPIELIQTLLKMAPTSEEELKLRLFTGDIMQLGPAERFLKVMVDIPFAFKRLECLSFMSVLEEESASLKESFLVLEAASKELQKNRLFLKLLEAVLKTGNRMNSGTFRGGAQAFKLDTLLKLADVKGLDGKTTLLHFVVQEIIRGEGIRAARAERETRSMSSIVSEDLDIGSDIDTDEDLRSLGLQAVSRLGNDLESVKRAAALDINNITGTVGRLGYALVKARDFLNTDMKSIEEEEDKGFEAALRSFVESSEANVRWLLEEEKRITALIKSTADYFHGTSGKVDEGLRLFSVVRDFLVILDKVCLEVKATPPKPKVEKPKVEEKPKEEVKPKEEQEPKEEDSSDDSDESDDSSSEEDTSTAKDGPVAAARKQSLPVATMPNTRRDSSDDSSSEEEDKPDTVTREVLQNPTSASTVNEDPIDGLIPSRQPDS; encoded by the exons ATGAGGTTTCAAATGATAATTAGAAGAGGAGGTTTTACATATATGGCGTTTGTGTTCGCTCTTTCGTTTACCGCGGTGATGGGGGTGGAGAGGGATGATCAAGAAACCTTACTTGCTTATTTGATGGATGCAGGAGAGATCAATCAGGAGATG GCTGAATTACTACGGACGGACTGCATTAACGAGCTATCGAGTGCCAAGAAAACATTGCAGGATTTTGAGTTATGCATCGTGAAGGAAAGGTCAGTGAGCCGTGAGGAGCTTTATGGTGGATCATCCAGAGGGAAGACGCATGATGCTCGCAATGCCATGTGCTCTCAGATTAAGAAAATCCTCGTAGATTGTTTGCACGATAAAAACCTCGTGCTCCCTGTCACTGGTGTGGATACCAAGTACTTAGGATCTTTATCGTCTTCTCCTATAAGGCGTGAGTTGGCTGAGAAATCCGGAGAGCAAGCTGATCCATTCCCAACCATCATGCTTGCTGTCGGGGCAACTGCAGCCCTGACCTTTATCATTTGTATCCTGCTGTTTTATATCTGCTACGCGGGTAGCTTTGCAGCAGGTCGAAACGATGTGAGGCCTCTCCTCAGCTTGACCTTAAGTGACAATTCCTCCG CCTCTTCGCAGAAGTGTTTGACTCTAGAAACGTTGACAAACGAAGAAAAGCTTGGCAGCAGCCTCGGGCATACCAGGAGTAGCGGGAACGTACACTTGGAGTCGCGGTCTCTGGGAAGTTTGAGCCATAGCAGGAGCAGCGGAACCTTATTTGTGCAGTCGAATGGTGTGAACGAGGAACGTTCGCTCAACAGCTCACATTCTCTGAATGATGCACTTACTCTGGCTAACTCGGTCACTCTGAGCAGTTCCAAGAAAGAGAAGCCTCTCGGAACTTCTGCTGACGACGCTGCCAACTCCACTGAAGGGGCGATACCTATATTTCCGCCTCTAAAGCCGCCTCCCGGGAGGAAAATGCCTGCCAGCCTAGCTACCTCAACTCCTCCCCTGCCCCCGGCTTCAACACCTCCACCACTTTCCGCAGCAGCACCTCTCAGCACACTGAGGCCACCAGGAGCAATGGCACCAGCACCCCTGCCTCCTGGAGCACCGCCACCCCCTAGAGCTCCTGGTGGTCCACGTCCACCGGGACCACCTCCACCCAGGGGGGGGCCACCGCCTCCTCCTGGTGTAGGTGGTCCTCCACGGGCTCCTGGGGTGAGGCCTCCTAGGGGTGCACATCATGCACCAAGCTCATCCGAGGGAGATCTTGATATAGGCGAGTCTAAGACGAAGCTGAAGCCTTTCTTCTGGGACAAGATGAATGCCAGTGCTGACGATTCGATGGTTTGGAGTCAGATCAAAGAAGGATCATTCCA GTTCAATGAAGAGATGATCGAAACCCTATTCGGATACGCCCCTGCAGGTAAAAACATGCTTGCGTCAAAGAAAGACCCGTCCCAAGAGGCTCCTAAGTTCATTCAAATAATTGATGCCAAGAAGGCACAGAATCTTTCGATTCTGATCAAAGCATTAGGCGTGACTACAGAAGAAGTCTGTGATGCACTCGAAGAAG GTAACGAGCTTCCTATAGAACTTATTCAGACTTTGTTAAAGATGGCGCCTACTTCCGAAGAAGAACTAAAACTGCGACTCTTCACGGGTGACATAATGCAGCTAGGCCCTGCTGAGCGCTTTCTAAAGGTCATGGTTGATATTCCGTTCGCGTTTAAGAGGCTAGAATGTCTTTCTTTCATGAGCGTCCTTGAGGAGGAGTCAGCGTCGCTAAAAGAATCTTTCCTCGTCCTGGAG GCTGCCAGCAAAGAACTGCAGAAAAACAGACTGTTTCTCAAACTTCTTGAGGCAGTTCTTAAAACAGGAAATCGCATGAACAGTGGCACGTTTCGCGGTGGTGCACAGGCGTTTAAGCTTGACACGCTTCTAAAGTTGGCGGATGTGAAAGGATTAGACGGGAAGACAACGTTGCTGCATTTTGTTGTCCAAGAAATAATCCGAGGGGAAGGCATAAGAGCTGCTCGTGCAGAGAGAGAGACGCGAAGCATGTCCAGCATCGTGTCTGAGGATCTTGACATTGGCTCTGACATAGACACGGATGAGGATTTAAGGAGCCTCGGTCTTCAGGCCGTGTCACGCCTTGGGAATGATCTCGAGAGTGTGAAGAGAGCTGCAGCTTTGGATATTAATAACATAACCGGGACAGTTGGGAGGCTCGGCTATGCGCTTGTGAAAGCACGCGATTTCCTCAACACGGACATGAAGAGCATAGAGGAAGAGGAGGACAAGGGGTTTGAAGCGGCGCTGAGGTCTTTTGTAGAGAGTTCTGAGGCTAATGTCAGGTGGTTGTTAGAGGAAGAGAAACGAATAACTGCCCTCATCAAGAGCACCGCCGATTACTTTCATGGAACTTCAGGGAAGGTGGACGAAGGGCTGCGATTATTCTCAGTCGTTCGCGATTTCCTTGTGATACTAGATAAGGTATGCCTTGAAGTTAAAGCCACGCCACCAAAGCCAAAGGTGGAGAAGCCTAAAGTGGAAGAGAAGCCTAAAGAGGAGGTGAAGCCTAAAGAGGAGCAAGAGCCGAAAGAGGAGGATAGTTCCGATGATTCAGATGAGTCGGACGATTCAAGTTCAGAGGAGGATACATCAACTGCCAAAGATGGTCCAGTTGCTGCAGCTCGAAAACAATCTCTTCCGGTAGCAACCATGCCTAATACGCGTCGTGATAGTTCAGATGATTCGAGTTCGGAAGAAGAGGACAAGCCAGACACAGTAACTAGGGAAGTACTACAGAATCCTACTAGTGCATCAACAGTGAATGAGGATCCAATTGATGGCCTAATTCCTAGTAGACAACCGGATAGTTGA